In a single window of the Streptacidiphilus sp. P02-A3a genome:
- the egtA gene encoding ergothioneine biosynthesis glutamate--cysteine ligase EgtA yields MTGLWLREDEALAHIAGVCFKTGPPRRTGVELEWLVRDQLDPLAPVPVERLRAALAQLGPTGELPNGGRITLEPGGQVELSSRPATSPVGCLRETAADLADLRAALGLAGLVLEGRGLEPYRSPERVLDLPRYRAMEAYFDAAGHWGRMMMRATASVQVNVDAGEDTGPWTGAAAVNGHGTTGYRFRWTLVHRLGPVLVAAFANSPLWQGIPSGWRSTRQAVWAHMDPGRTRPPEADPDPRAAWARYALDARLLCLRRPEPAPWTAPPDTPLRSWLRDAASERRPTLDDAEYHLTTLFPPVRPRGWLELRMIDAQCGDTWMVPTLLVTALLDDPVAARAAYRATEALTGGAELPPWPVWLDAARHGPSDPVLGAAARACFDAASDALARSGVPEPMRRAVADFARRYPQRGRCPADDQLDALGLGLGPRLPEGASR; encoded by the coding sequence ATGACTGGCCTGTGGCTCAGGGAGGACGAGGCGCTGGCGCACATCGCCGGGGTCTGCTTCAAGACCGGTCCGCCCCGGCGCACCGGGGTCGAGCTGGAGTGGCTGGTCCGCGACCAGCTGGACCCGCTGGCTCCGGTTCCGGTCGAGCGGCTGCGGGCCGCGCTGGCCCAGCTGGGTCCGACCGGCGAGCTGCCGAACGGAGGCCGGATCACCCTGGAGCCCGGCGGGCAGGTGGAGCTGAGTTCCCGCCCGGCCACCAGCCCGGTCGGCTGCCTGCGGGAGACCGCCGCGGACCTGGCCGACCTGCGCGCGGCGCTCGGCCTGGCCGGTCTGGTGCTGGAGGGCCGCGGTCTGGAGCCCTACCGCTCCCCCGAGCGGGTGCTGGACCTGCCCCGCTACCGGGCCATGGAGGCGTACTTCGACGCCGCCGGCCACTGGGGCCGGATGATGATGCGCGCCACCGCGTCCGTCCAGGTCAACGTCGACGCCGGGGAGGACACCGGCCCGTGGACCGGCGCCGCCGCCGTGAACGGCCACGGCACCACCGGCTACCGCTTCCGCTGGACGCTGGTGCACCGGCTGGGGCCGGTGCTGGTCGCCGCCTTCGCCAACTCCCCGCTGTGGCAGGGGATCCCGTCCGGCTGGCGGTCGACCCGGCAGGCCGTCTGGGCGCATATGGACCCGGGTCGCACCCGCCCGCCCGAGGCCGACCCCGATCCCCGCGCCGCCTGGGCCCGCTACGCGCTGGACGCGCGGCTGCTCTGCCTGCGCCGCCCCGAACCGGCGCCGTGGACCGCGCCGCCGGACACCCCGCTGCGCTCCTGGCTGCGCGACGCCGCCTCCGAGCGCCGACCGACGCTGGACGACGCCGAGTACCACCTGACCACGCTGTTCCCCCCGGTCCGGCCGCGCGGCTGGCTGGAGCTGCGGATGATCGACGCCCAGTGCGGCGACACCTGGATGGTGCCGACGCTGCTGGTCACCGCCCTGCTGGACGACCCGGTCGCGGCCCGCGCCGCCTATCGCGCGACCGAGGCGCTGACCGGCGGCGCGGAGCTGCCGCCGTGGCCGGTCTGGCTGGACGCCGCCCGCCACGGCCCGTCCGACCCGGTGCTCGGCGCCGCCGCCCGGGCCTGCTTCGACGCCGCCTCGGACGCGCTGGCGCGCTCCGGTGTGCCGGAGCCGATGCGGCGCGCGGTCGCCGACTTCGCCCGGCGCTATCCGCAGCGCGGGCGCTGCCCCGCCGACGACCAGTTGGACGCCCTGGGCCTCGGGCTCGGGCCACGACTCCCGGAAGGAGCGTCGCGATGA
- the egtC gene encoding ergothioneine biosynthesis protein EgtC, translating to MCRHFAYLGPPVALTELLLTPVHGLYQQSWAPRRQSHGTVNADGFGLGWYPEHGDGTPARYRRAVPIWADPNLPDLARSLRSGAVLAAVRDATPGSSPDESANAPFGEGPWLFSHNGAVADWRQLTEDCGLSPSAPMLLGLAAQSDSALLWLLVHDRLRSGDPPATALAEVTRLTATVRPRARLNLLLTDGHSIAAIRWGDSLWYRAAAGTVTVASEPWDDEPRPDETRSEKPRPDDPAGWQEVPERSLLLATPASVRITPLSPLSPLAPRPVAERIAYP from the coding sequence ATGTGCCGTCACTTCGCCTACCTGGGACCGCCGGTCGCCCTCACGGAGCTGCTGCTGACTCCCGTCCACGGCCTGTACCAGCAGTCCTGGGCCCCGCGTCGGCAGTCCCACGGGACGGTCAACGCCGATGGCTTCGGCCTCGGTTGGTACCCCGAGCACGGCGACGGCACCCCGGCCCGCTACCGGCGCGCGGTGCCGATCTGGGCCGACCCGAACCTGCCCGACCTGGCCCGGAGCCTGCGCAGCGGCGCGGTACTCGCCGCCGTCCGCGACGCCACCCCCGGCAGCAGCCCCGACGAGTCCGCCAACGCGCCCTTCGGCGAAGGGCCCTGGCTGTTCAGCCACAACGGCGCGGTAGCGGACTGGCGGCAACTCACCGAGGACTGCGGCCTGTCACCGTCGGCGCCGATGCTGCTCGGGCTGGCCGCGCAGAGCGACTCGGCACTGCTGTGGCTGCTGGTCCACGACCGGCTCCGCTCGGGCGATCCGCCCGCCACCGCGCTGGCCGAGGTCACCCGGCTCACCGCCACCGTGCGCCCACGGGCCCGGCTCAACCTGCTGCTCACCGACGGCCACAGCATCGCCGCCATCCGCTGGGGCGACAGCCTCTGGTACCGCGCCGCCGCAGGCACCGTGACCGTCGCCTCCGAACCCTGGGACGACGAACCCCGGCCCGACGAAACCCGGTCGGAGAAACCCCGGCCCGACGACCCCGCGGGCTGGCAGGAGGTGCCCGAGCGCTCCCTGCTGCTGGCCACCCCGGCCTCCGTCCGCATCACGCCCCTGTCTCCCCTGTCTCCCCTGGCCCCGCGGCCGGTAGCGGAAAGGATCGCGTACCCGTGA
- the egtD gene encoding L-histidine N(alpha)-methyltransferase yields MRTYGYTDTLPAEHYARALRADIREGLTRTPKTTEPKWFYDGRGSELFEQITQLPEYPVWRAELGLLLLHAAEIATRTGARSLVELGSGSSTKSKLILEALGPNGLHYVPVDVSADALHQAGAQLVQDYPGIALHALRADFTVPLALPELPDEEPRLFAFLGSTLGNFRRPVRGPFLRALRGIMRPEDFLLIGADLVKPEPEMIAAYDDSQEVTAEFDRHLLRILNRELDADFDTDAFDHLSVWNSAEQHIEMRLRSRVEQRVKIRGLDLAVRFEDGEDWITESSAKFTTDGLQAELAAAGLRTDRLWADTDAGFALILATAH; encoded by the coding sequence ATCCGCACCTACGGCTACACCGACACCCTGCCCGCCGAGCACTACGCCCGGGCCCTGCGTGCCGACATCCGCGAGGGGCTGACCCGCACCCCGAAGACCACAGAGCCCAAGTGGTTCTACGACGGCCGGGGCAGCGAACTCTTCGAGCAGATCACCCAGCTCCCCGAGTACCCCGTATGGCGTGCGGAGCTGGGGCTGCTCCTGCTCCACGCCGCCGAGATCGCCACCCGCACCGGAGCCCGCAGCCTGGTGGAACTCGGTTCCGGGAGTTCCACCAAATCGAAGCTGATCCTGGAGGCCCTGGGGCCGAACGGCCTGCACTACGTCCCGGTGGACGTCAGTGCGGACGCGCTCCACCAGGCGGGCGCGCAACTGGTCCAGGACTATCCGGGCATCGCCCTGCACGCCCTGCGCGCCGACTTCACCGTTCCGCTCGCCCTGCCGGAGCTGCCCGACGAGGAGCCGCGTCTCTTCGCCTTCCTCGGCAGCACCTTGGGCAACTTCCGTCGGCCCGTACGCGGCCCCTTTCTCCGCGCGCTGCGCGGCATCATGCGCCCCGAGGACTTCCTGCTGATCGGCGCCGACCTGGTCAAGCCGGAGCCGGAGATGATCGCCGCCTACGACGACAGCCAGGAGGTCACCGCCGAGTTCGACCGGCATCTGCTGCGGATCCTGAACCGGGAGCTGGACGCCGACTTCGACACGGACGCGTTCGACCACCTGTCGGTGTGGAACAGCGCCGAACAGCACATCGAGATGCGGCTGCGCAGCCGGGTCGAGCAGCGGGTCAAGATCCGGGGGCTCGACCTGGCGGTGCGGTTCGAGGACGGCGAGGACTGGATCACCGAATCCAGCGCGAAGTTCACCACCGACGGGCTACAGGCAGAACTGGCCGCCGCCGGCCTGCGCACGGATCGGCTCTGGGCCGACACCGACGCCGGTTTCGCGCTGATCCTGGCCACCGCCCACTGA
- a CDS encoding OsmC family protein has product MATTRIAATHWEGNLLKGRGSVALESSEIGTFDVSWASRSEQPNGQTSPEELIAAAHSACYSMAFSHGLAGKGFTVEALDTRAEVTFQPGEGITAIQLTVKARVPGLSAEEFQAAAQDAKENCPVSQALAGVKNITLAAELL; this is encoded by the coding sequence ATGGCAACGACCCGCATCGCCGCGACCCACTGGGAAGGCAATCTGCTCAAGGGCCGGGGCTCCGTCGCCCTGGAGTCCTCCGAGATCGGCACCTTCGACGTGAGCTGGGCCTCCCGCTCCGAGCAGCCGAACGGGCAGACCAGCCCGGAGGAACTGATCGCGGCGGCCCACTCCGCCTGCTACTCGATGGCGTTCTCGCACGGTCTGGCGGGCAAGGGCTTCACCGTGGAGGCCCTGGACACCCGGGCGGAGGTGACCTTCCAGCCGGGCGAGGGCATCACCGCGATCCAGCTGACCGTCAAGGCCCGGGTCCCCGGCCTGTCGGCGGAGGAGTTCCAGGCCGCGGCGCAGGACGCCAAGGAGAACTGCCCGGTGAGCCAGGCGCTGGCCGGGGTGAAGAACATCACTCTCGCCGCCGAGCTGCTCTGA
- a CDS encoding TetR/AcrR family transcriptional regulator has product MTSSDTPERPPAATRRAPQQDRSRATRQRLLDAAVECLVEYGWTGTTVTVVAQRAGVSRGAAQHHFPTREALTTAAVAHVTEVRAADIQRELDALPEGELRTEAVVELIVNWFIGVPFRAALELWVAASADPQLRELVAPLEARTGRRVHQAAVELLGVDESAPGVRETIQATLDMARGLGLANLLSDDSRRRRGIVRQWARVLDTVLTREPPD; this is encoded by the coding sequence ATGACCAGCAGCGACACCCCCGAGCGCCCGCCGGCCGCGACCCGGCGCGCCCCGCAACAGGACCGCAGCCGGGCCACCCGGCAGCGGCTGCTGGACGCGGCCGTCGAATGCCTGGTCGAGTACGGCTGGACGGGGACCACGGTGACCGTGGTCGCCCAGCGCGCCGGGGTCTCCCGGGGCGCCGCGCAGCACCACTTCCCCACCCGCGAGGCGCTGACCACCGCCGCCGTGGCGCATGTCACCGAGGTGCGGGCGGCGGACATCCAGCGCGAGCTGGACGCGCTCCCGGAGGGGGAGCTGCGCACCGAGGCGGTGGTCGAACTGATCGTCAACTGGTTCATCGGCGTGCCGTTCCGCGCCGCCCTGGAACTGTGGGTGGCCGCCTCCGCCGACCCGCAGCTGCGCGAGCTGGTCGCGCCGCTGGAGGCCCGCACCGGGCGCCGGGTGCACCAGGCGGCGGTGGAGCTGCTCGGTGTGGACGAGTCGGCGCCCGGTGTCCGCGAGACCATCCAGGCGACCCTGGACATGGCCCGCGGCCTGGGCCTGGCCAACCTGCTGAGCGACGACAGCCGCCGCCGACGCGGCATCGTCCGGCAGTGGGCCCGGGTGCTGGACACCGTGCTGACGCGTGAGCCGCCGGACTGA